In a single window of the Mugil cephalus isolate CIBA_MC_2020 chromosome 6, CIBA_Mcephalus_1.1, whole genome shotgun sequence genome:
- the LOC125009789 gene encoding E3 ubiquitin/ISG15 ligase TRIM25-like isoform X2 — MSRRDEASPGNDEKEMETATDDFLQPEDGNSRDTQLKDFLRRIRPRTLLRDDLTQFKEDVLKVFKDKDTNTTNHSTLTLLRDDLSHFRDDLSSVFRIRRDNKDESSNTCRIKAPEAERTDETLKRLFSRDRDQRAEDGQEDVLRVRGTGGTTEPDQRREAEDEAAPETLSSGIDLFSLRDASDARERLGGDEWSIKNFACYLTLDPNTANMELCLSDGNRRATRVFEDHRYPGHPERFECCPQVLCREGLLDSVYWEVVWRGGADIGVTYNNICRDGDPGTCLLGHNDRSWSLECCEGSYTPCYNNRRFKSSSPQPFARRVGVHLDWASGSLSFFCVSEDAMVHLHTFTSTFTEPLYPGFWVWAYEGSVSLCQVELDWERLLQ; from the exons atgaGCCGCAGAGACGAAGCTTCGCCAGGAAATGatgagaaagagatggagacggCGACGGACGACTTCCTGCAGCCAGAGGACGGGAACAGTAGAGACACTCAGCTGAAAGACTTCCTGAGACGGATCCGTCCTCGGACTCTTCTCAGAGACGACCTGACTCAGTTCAAGGAGGACGTGTTGAAAGTCTTcaaggacaaagacacaaacacaacgaaTCACTCGACTCTGACTCTGCTCAGAGACGACCTGAGTCACTTTAGAGACGACCTCTCCAGCGTCTTCAGGATCAGACGAGACAACAAGGACGAGTCCTCCAACACCTGCCGAATAAAAGCCCCCGAGGCCGAGAGGACGGACGAGACGCTGAAGCGTCTGttcagcagagacagagaccaaAGGGCAGAGGACGGTCAGGAGGACGTCCTGAGAGTCAGAGGCACCGGAGGCACGACTGAACCAG ATCAGAGACGAGAGGCTGAAGACGAAGCAGCTCCTGAGACTCTGTCCTCTGGGATCGACTTATTCAGCCTGAGAGACGCCAGCGACGCCAG AGAACGTCTGGGAGGAGACGAGTGGTCCATAAAAAACT tcgCCTGCTATTTGACCCTTGACCCCAACACCGCCAACATGgagctctgtctgtctgacgGCAACAGGAGGGCGACCCGGGTCTTTGAGGACCACCGGTACCCGGGCCACCCGGAGCGCTTCGAGTGCTGCCCCCAGGTCCTGTGCAGGGAGGGGCTGCTGGACTCGGTGTACTGGGAGGTGGTGTGGAGGGGCGGCGCCGACATTGGCGTCACCTACAACAACATCTGCAGGGACGGGGACCCGGGGACATGTCTGCTGGGACACAACGACCGGTCCTGGAGTCTGGAGTGCTGCGAGGGGAGCTACACGCCGTGCTACAACAACAGGAGGTTCAAGTCCTCCTCGCCTCAACCCTTCGCCCGAAGAGTCGGGGTCCACCTGGACTGGGCCTCTGGCTCTTTGTCCTTCTTCTGCGTCTCTGAGGACGCCATGgtccacctccacaccttcacctccaccttcaccGAGCCACTGTACCCGGGGTTCTGGGTGTGGGCCTACGAAGGATCCGTGTCCCTCTGCCAGGTGGAGTTGGACTGGGAGCGTCTGCTGCAGTGA
- the LOC125009789 gene encoding E3 ubiquitin/ISG15 ligase TRIM25-like isoform X1 — protein sequence MSRRDEASPGNDEKEMETATDDFLQPEDGNSRDTQLKDFLRRIRPRTLLRDDLTQFKEDVLKVFKDKDTNTTNHSTLTLLRDDLSHFRDDLSSVFRIRRDNKDESSNTCRIKAPEAERTDETLKRLFSRDRDQRAEDGQEDVLRVRGTGGTTEPADQRREAEDEAAPETLSSGIDLFSLRDASDARERLGGDEWSIKNFACYLTLDPNTANMELCLSDGNRRATRVFEDHRYPGHPERFECCPQVLCREGLLDSVYWEVVWRGGADIGVTYNNICRDGDPGTCLLGHNDRSWSLECCEGSYTPCYNNRRFKSSSPQPFARRVGVHLDWASGSLSFFCVSEDAMVHLHTFTSTFTEPLYPGFWVWAYEGSVSLCQVELDWERLLQ from the exons atgaGCCGCAGAGACGAAGCTTCGCCAGGAAATGatgagaaagagatggagacggCGACGGACGACTTCCTGCAGCCAGAGGACGGGAACAGTAGAGACACTCAGCTGAAAGACTTCCTGAGACGGATCCGTCCTCGGACTCTTCTCAGAGACGACCTGACTCAGTTCAAGGAGGACGTGTTGAAAGTCTTcaaggacaaagacacaaacacaacgaaTCACTCGACTCTGACTCTGCTCAGAGACGACCTGAGTCACTTTAGAGACGACCTCTCCAGCGTCTTCAGGATCAGACGAGACAACAAGGACGAGTCCTCCAACACCTGCCGAATAAAAGCCCCCGAGGCCGAGAGGACGGACGAGACGCTGAAGCGTCTGttcagcagagacagagaccaaAGGGCAGAGGACGGTCAGGAGGACGTCCTGAGAGTCAGAGGCACCGGAGGCACGACTGAACCAG CAGATCAGAGACGAGAGGCTGAAGACGAAGCAGCTCCTGAGACTCTGTCCTCTGGGATCGACTTATTCAGCCTGAGAGACGCCAGCGACGCCAG AGAACGTCTGGGAGGAGACGAGTGGTCCATAAAAAACT tcgCCTGCTATTTGACCCTTGACCCCAACACCGCCAACATGgagctctgtctgtctgacgGCAACAGGAGGGCGACCCGGGTCTTTGAGGACCACCGGTACCCGGGCCACCCGGAGCGCTTCGAGTGCTGCCCCCAGGTCCTGTGCAGGGAGGGGCTGCTGGACTCGGTGTACTGGGAGGTGGTGTGGAGGGGCGGCGCCGACATTGGCGTCACCTACAACAACATCTGCAGGGACGGGGACCCGGGGACATGTCTGCTGGGACACAACGACCGGTCCTGGAGTCTGGAGTGCTGCGAGGGGAGCTACACGCCGTGCTACAACAACAGGAGGTTCAAGTCCTCCTCGCCTCAACCCTTCGCCCGAAGAGTCGGGGTCCACCTGGACTGGGCCTCTGGCTCTTTGTCCTTCTTCTGCGTCTCTGAGGACGCCATGgtccacctccacaccttcacctccaccttcaccGAGCCACTGTACCCGGGGTTCTGGGTGTGGGCCTACGAAGGATCCGTGTCCCTCTGCCAGGTGGAGTTGGACTGGGAGCGTCTGCTGCAGTGA